The nucleotide window TCATCCACTTACACGGCAAGATCAGTCTGACAGCTAGTCTGCTGATTTTGTTAATCCTGAACTTTCTATTTTTTTAGAAGTTGCAATGCTGATAAGCTTATCAAACTTACCGGAATAGAGATCCGAAATTTGTGTTGAATTGTCAGATGCAAATAATGATGATCTTACAACAGGCACACTGAATGGCAGCGGCCAGGCACGTAACGATTTGGCAATAGAATCCATCGTATTGATTCCCTGCATGGCCTGTAGGCCGTCTGCCCAGCATACCATTCCTACTGTTTTATCGGTGAGATAAGGTTCGTATCTGTTAGCGGTTACTTCGAGCCAGTCCAGGCAGTTTTTCATCACTCCCGGAATGCTGCCATGATAAAGAGGAGCCAGCCATATATGCAAATCAGCATCAGTAAACATCTGAACCATGCGTTCCACTGCCAAGGGAGTTTTGGTGAGTGTAACATCAAATAATGGAATTCCGGAATCTGCAAGTGTAAAAATATCAGTCTGAATGCCTGACATTTTCAGCCGCTCTGAAAAATAATCCGAAATCAGTCCGGAAGTAGATATGGTTCTTCTTTCCAGTGATCCGTTGAATATAATTGCTTTCATTTTTTATTGTTTAAAAATTACTTTGGGCAGTCCTATTTCGCCATACATTAATGTTTTAACCAAAGGTTTCAGCAGTCCGGCCGCTAACAAATACAAAGAAGGATCATGGCTGGCATTGGCCCGGACAACCACTTTCTGGTTTCTGTACTGTTTCAGATCAGCATAAATGAGACGGCGCTTCCAGAGATCAAGCAGAATTGTTTCTGCATTATTTAAATCCACATAAGAAGCGTAAGGAAAAAGCTTTTCCATGATCATCATGTAAGCCCAGGGCGGGACGATGGCCTCTGTAGAGCAGATAATTCCTACTGCTTTTTCATCATACACAGAATAATCTACTTCAGCAATGGATTCTTTAAATTCTTTTTCCTTGACAATCATTCCCATGAAAAGATGATCTTTAATATCAAGCTCTACAATTTCCGTCGTCGGTTTGTAGT belongs to Chryseobacterium gleum and includes:
- a CDS encoding NADPH-dependent FMN reductase → MKAIIFNGSLERRTISTSGLISDYFSERLKMSGIQTDIFTLADSGIPLFDVTLTKTPLAVERMVQMFTDADLHIWLAPLYHGSIPGVMKNCLDWLEVTANRYEPYLTDKTVGMVCWADGLQAMQGINTMDSIAKSLRAWPLPFSVPVVRSSLFASDNSTQISDLYSGKFDKLISIATSKKIESSGLTKSAD
- a CDS encoding DUF2480 family protein → MTEEIFINKAKASGIIAFDLSDYKPTTEIVELDIKDHLFMGMIVKEKEFKESIAEVDYSVYDEKAVGIICSTEAIVPPWAYMMIMEKLFPYASYVDLNNAETILLDLWKRRLIYADLKQYRNQKVVVRANASHDPSLYLLAAGLLKPLVKTLMYGEIGLPKVIFKQ